The Apodemus sylvaticus chromosome 5, mApoSyl1.1, whole genome shotgun sequence genome has a segment encoding these proteins:
- the LOC127684518 gene encoding olfactory receptor 4F15-like — protein MDKANHSVVSEFVFLGLSNRWGIQLLLFLFSSMFYMASLMGNLLIVFSVTADSNLHSPMYFLLANLSFLDLGVCSIAAPKMIYDLFRKHKAISFGGCITQIFFIHAIGGTEMVLLIAMAFDRYVAICKPLHYLTIMRPQICLLILAVSWILGLIHSVAQLAFVVDLPFCGPNILDSFYCDLPQLIKLACTETSKLVFMVTANSGLISVGSFLILIISYIFILVTVRKHSSGGMSKALSTLSAHVTVVGLFFGPLIFFYTWPFPSSHLDKFLAIFDAVLTPFLNPVIYTFRNKEMKAAMRKLCSQLVNYRKPS, from the coding sequence ATGGATAAAGCCAATCACTCGGTTGTGTCTGAGTTTGTGTTCTTGGGACTCTCCAATAGATGGGGAATTCAGTTGCTTCTAttcctcttttcttccatgtTCTACATGGCAAGTCTGATGGGAAACCTGCTCATTGTGTTCTCTGTGACTGCTGACTCCAACCTGCATTCCCCTATGTACTTCCTGCTGGCCAACCTCTCATTTCTTGACCTAGGAGTTTGCTCTATTGCAGCACCCAAGATGATTTATGACCTGTTTAGAAAGCACAAAGCCATCTCATTTGGAGGATGTATAACTCAGATCTTCTTTATTCATGCTATTGGGGGAACAGAAATGGTGCTTCTTATAGCTATGGCCTTTGATAGGTATGTAGCCATATGTAAACCTCTTCACTACTTGACCATCATGAGACCTCAAATATGCCTTTTAATTTTGGCAGTATCCTGGATCCTTGGACTTATTCACTCAGTGGCCCAATTAGCTTTTGTTGTAGACTTGCCCTTCTGTGGACCTAACATTTTAGACAGCTTTTACTGTGATCTCCCTCAGCTTATTAAACTTGCTTGCACAGAGACCAGTAAATTGGTGTTCATGGTCACAGCCAACAGTGGACTCATCTCTGTGGGCTCCTTCTTAATACTCATCATTTCTTATATCTTCATTTTGGTGACTGTTAGGAAACACTCTTCAGGCGGCATGTCCAAGGCCCTCTCTACTTTGTCAGCTCATGTGACTGTGGTGGGTTTATTCTTTGGACCATTAATCTTCTTCTACACCTGGCCTTTCCCTTCTTCACACTTAGACAAATTCCTTGCCATTTTTGATGCAGTCCTCACCCCTTTTCTGAATCCAGTCATCTACACATTCAGGAACAAGGAGATGAAGGCAGCAATGAGGAAACTCTGCTCCCAGCTTGTAAATTACAGGAAGCCATCCTAA